TACCTTATGGGTGACCGCTTTATCGATATCAAATACTAACCGGGTCTTATCTGGCGAACGCCATACCCTAAGTTCATAAATCTTCGCGGCCGCAAAGGACTGGACTGGCAGCAGCAACAGACCCATAAGCATTAAGCAAAGTCTAAATCTCACAGGCTTATCAAAGTGAGTCAACGTTATCATGAACCTAGTATTAGCAGCATTAGTAAAGGTCATCCGGCAGTGTGCTGTGTTTCAGCCCAAGCTGTCAAGTCATCTAAATTGAGTATGTTTTCGCCAAGCGATGAAGACAAACTGACCTGGCGAGCGTCACTGCTAAATCGAGATATCCTAATGTTCACATCTGCGTCAGGGATAAAGCCAGCGCCGCAGGATGGCCACTCGATGATGCTGGTGCTTGAGGATGCAAAGTATTCACTTGCGCCAATAAATTCAAGCTCATCTGGGCTAGCTAAACGATATAAATCAAAGTGATAAACGGTTCTTGAGGCTAAAACATAGGGCTCAACTAAGGTAAAGGTTGGGCTTTTCACTGCGCTGCGATGACCCCAGGCCTGAATCAGCCCACGAGAAAACGTCGTTTTGCCTGCTCCAAGATCGCCCTCTAGATAGAGCACTACCTGCTGTGGTAAACGCGCTGCCAACTCGGCAGCAAAACGCAACATGGTAGACTGCTGAAATGGACCGAAGCTCTGTTGTTGCACCTTTGACACCCTGATACTCGAGCATTTTTATCGTTGAATACAGCCATCTTACGTCAAAACGATTATCATTGCAGTTATGTCAGCGAATATCTCAAGCACAAAGCTTGCTACCCTCAAATCACTTATTCAGCAATGGGCTCAAGACGCCGGTTTTGCCGCGGTTGGTTTTTCCGATACGGACACCTCAGCACATATCGAACGGCTTAATCAATGGCTGAGCAAGGATTATCACGGTGAGATGTCGTTCATGCAGCGCAACCATGAGCTTCGTGCTGAACCGAGCAAACTGCAGCAGGATGCCTTAACCGCTATTTCGTTTCGTATGGAGTATCGCCACGACAGCGAAACTCTGCTTGAACAGCTAAGTAATAAAGATCAGGCCTATATTGCCCGCTATGCGCTTGGCAAAGATTATCACAAATTAATGCGTAAACGTTTGGCAGCGATTGCCAACAAAATTGAAGCTTTTGCCGAACTCAATTTAAATCAACGCGCGTTTGTTGACAGTGCTCCAGTGCTTGAGCGCGCGCTAGCTGAAAAGGCAGGTTTAGGCTGGATAGGCAAAAACACCATGTTGATTAATCCACAAGCTGGATCATGGTTTTTTCTTGGCGAAATTTTAACGAATCTTAAGATACCACTCGACAAAGTTGAGCCACAGACACACTGCGGCAGCTGCACCAGCTGTTTAACCAGCTGCCCTACCAATGCTTTTGTTGGCGCCAATATCTTAGACAGCAGACGCTGTATTTCCTACTTGACGATTGAACTAAAAACCGCAATACCAGACGATCTGCGCGATGGTATTGGCAACCGCGTATTTGGCTGTGATGACTGCCAATTAGTGTGTCCATGGAATAAATTCTCACCAAGCAGCCCGGTTGCAGAATTCAAACCTCGACATGGACTCGATGACAGCAGCCTGCTGGAGCTATTTCAATGGAATGAAGAAACGTTTTTAAAACGTACCGAAGGCTCAGCCATTCGGCGTATTGGTTATATTCGCTGGCAAAGAAACCTGGCGATTGGCCTCGGCAACAGTGACAACCCCAACGCTATTGACGCGCTTCGCAAGCGCCGCAGAGAGACCGATAACGCCATGCTGATTGAGCATATCGACTGGGCAATCAATAAATTGATGCGTTCATCACAACAATAATTCCGATTTACTCTCGCAATCCTAAAATCTTCATCATACAATTTATCTTGCGTCAGATAGACCACTTAGAACACTATCAGGGAACTGGATGATAAAGCCTTTTTTAGTTGGCATGACATGTATGCTGACTGGCCTCTTAATGTACGATACTTCATTTGCTCAAGGATTGGAGCTTGATCTTGCAAACAGCCGAGTCAGCATAGACGGCTTTGCAAGCATTGCCGTGGCTGAGCCCATCACAAAAAACCTCGAACGCAGCATCAATGATTTCAGACAACTCGACAATAATACTGATTGGCAAAGTTATAATGTTTTAGGCCTAAGACTCGGCTATGAACTTGGTGATCGGCTAAATTTCACCGCACAAATGGTTGCGCGAGGTGATGAGAACTACCAGCCTGACTTTGATTGGATGTATTTAGAATATGCGCTGACGCAGCATATTTTTATTTCTGCCGGCAGAATCAGAACACCTTTATTCATGTATTCTGAATATCTAGATGTTGGCTATGCCTATCAGTGGATTCAGGCGCCTGCAGAAATTTACAACACCAATGACTATCCCTTTCAATCTATCGAAAGCGTTAGATTGCGCTACAACCGGCTTTTCGGCGACTGGGAAAATGAGTTTACTTTTTGGTATGGCAGCACCGAAGACCAGCTAACCACTAACGGCATTGATACAGAACTTAAGCTCAATAACGCCTGGGGCTTGTCTTTTTCCAGCATCTATAACGCCCTAACTATTCGTGGGGTCTATTTTACTGCCAATACCAGCACCGACCTCAGAACGGTCTCTTATCTCAACGAGCCCATCACAGCAGATGGCTTGACCTACTGGCAGTTGATTGATCAAACCAATAGCGCAGCGCAGCAAAACATTGATCAAAACGTTGATATTACTGAAGATATTGCCTGGAAAAGAGATCGAGGTGAGTATATTTCCCTCGGGCTTGCCTACACTGGAAGACAGTATTTTTTCAATACTGAAGTTACGCACGCATCGATTAAACATGCACTTGTGATTCCTGAAGTCTACTCAGGATACGCTATGCTGGGCTGGCAAATTAACTCAAAGCTAAGCATTAGCTACACCTTTGGCATTGACGACAATATTATCGATGACACCGCTTGGGCGAGCATCGAAAAACTTCCAACCGCAAGCGATGCAACAACCCAGCAGCTTATCAACAGCAGCATTGCAGCAACCAAAACGATAGGTGAAACCTTTCAACCGTCTAAAATTTATTCTAACAAACTGAATCTTCGCTATGACTTTCAGGGCAATGCTGCATTAAAATTCGAGTATTGGTGGGAAAAACAAAGGTATCCGGAGGTCGGCACCAACTATCCAAAGGGTGCTAGAGCTGGCATTGACGTGGTATTTTGATGCAGCAGGCTAACCGTATAGTGAAAAACATTCTGCTTAAGTGTAAGCCTTACCGGGTTATTACCTTGCTCTTATTTTTGCCAAGTCAGGTGCTTGCCGACCTTGCGATAATTGCCAACAAGGAATTTACCAGCGACTTAAGTCAGAGAGACATAAAGATGCTTTACCTAGGCAAAGCTCAGCATTTAGAGGATAAATCTGTACTCGCATTGCAACCTGTCAACCTACCCTACAGTAACGCTCAGCGACTACAATTTGATAAAAGTGTTTTGGGGAAAACTGAGGCGAATCTTCGCACCTACTGGGCACGCATGATTTTTACCTCACGCAGTCGCCCACCCAGAGAGTTGACCTCATCAGCAGACGTTATCCAACATGTCTTAGATAAACCTAATACTATTGGCTATATTGATGCACAGCAATTGACTGAAAATGTCAGAGTATTATTTATAATCAAGCAAGACTAAAGAAACAGTATTCATTGATTAACTGAGTTAAATCTCACGATCTCGATAACCCATCAAATATAAAATACCATCCAAGCCAAGCGTAGAAATTGCATGCTCGGCCTGCTCTTTCACCAGTGGCTTAGCTCTAAACGCAATGCCTAAGCCCGCTTTTGATAGCATCGGCAAGTCATTAGCACCGTCGCCCACCGCCACAACCTGCTGCAGCTCGATACCCTCTCGATTGGCAATATCGGTTAATAATCTGGCTTTTTCAGCGCCGTCAATAATCACTCCTTTGACCTGACCGGTAAGCTTGCCATGTTGAATGTCTAACTGATTAGCATACACATAATCAAAACCTAGCTTGTCGCGCAAATAATCGCCGAAATAGGTGAAACCGCCAGACAAAATAGCGGTTTTAAATCCATAGCGTCTTAGCGTTGCAATCAACTTTTCGCAGCCCTCAGTGAGCTTGAGGCCATTTGCAATCTGCTCTAGAACCGACTCGTCTAAGCCCTCGAGCAGCGCCAATCGTTCTGTAAAACTGGCAGCAAAGTCTAATTCACCGCGCATGGCTCGCTCAGTAATGTCGGCAACTTGTTCGCCAACGCCGGCGGCCTTAGCCAGCTCATCGATAACTTCAGCCTCAATCAGCGTTGAATCCATATCAAAACACACCAAGCGTCTTGTGCGGCGAAAGAGGTTGTCTTCTTGAAACGCGATGTCAGCATCGATTTCAGAAGCAAGCTGAAAAAACGCATCACGAATTTTTTCGCCATCAGCAACCGCTTGCTCATTTCGTGCGCTGACTAAAAATTCAACACAGGCCTTAGCATTTTGTGAAT
The Pseudomonadales bacterium DNA segment above includes these coding regions:
- the serB gene encoding phosphoserine phosphatase SerB, which encodes MKNILLISINGDDKIGIMSLIMAELEKCEANVLDIGQALIHEQLALGILVEVVTAPSTEAVLQDTMAKIEAKGFGIKIEPVNAEQYEHWLAGKNKSRFSITLLARRISAHHLAGVTQILHQFELNIDKMERLSGRVPFDDVDSQNAKACVEFLVSARNEQAVADGEKIRDAFFQLASEIDADIAFQEDNLFRRTRRLVCFDMDSTLIEAEVIDELAKAAGVGEQVADITERAMRGELDFAASFTERLALLEGLDESVLEQIANGLKLTEGCEKLIATLRRYGFKTAILSGGFTYFGDYLRDKLGFDYVYANQLDIQHGKLTGQVKGVIIDGAEKARLLTDIANREGIELQQVVAVGDGANDLPMLSKAGLGIAFRAKPLVKEQAEHAISTLGLDGILYLMGYRDREI
- the tsaE gene encoding tRNA (adenosine(37)-N6)-threonylcarbamoyltransferase complex ATPase subunit type 1 TsaE; protein product: MLRFAAELAARLPQQVVLYLEGDLGAGKTTFSRGLIQAWGHRSAVKSPTFTLVEPYVLASRTVYHFDLYRLASPDELEFIGASEYFASSSTSIIEWPSCGAGFIPDADVNIRISRFSSDARQVSLSSSLGENILNLDDLTAWAETQHTAG
- the queG gene encoding tRNA epoxyqueuosine(34) reductase QueG, whose protein sequence is MSANISSTKLATLKSLIQQWAQDAGFAAVGFSDTDTSAHIERLNQWLSKDYHGEMSFMQRNHELRAEPSKLQQDALTAISFRMEYRHDSETLLEQLSNKDQAYIARYALGKDYHKLMRKRLAAIANKIEAFAELNLNQRAFVDSAPVLERALAEKAGLGWIGKNTMLINPQAGSWFFLGEILTNLKIPLDKVEPQTHCGSCTSCLTSCPTNAFVGANILDSRRCISYLTIELKTAIPDDLRDGIGNRVFGCDDCQLVCPWNKFSPSSPVAEFKPRHGLDDSSLLELFQWNEETFLKRTEGSAIRRIGYIRWQRNLAIGLGNSDNPNAIDALRKRRRETDNAMLIEHIDWAINKLMRSSQQ